The Phocoena phocoena chromosome 4, mPhoPho1.1, whole genome shotgun sequence genome contains a region encoding:
- the LOC136122104 gene encoding keratin-associated protein 21-1-like, with protein sequence MFCNYYGNSCDYRCGNSYDCGFSPYYGCGYGYGYGCGYGSYYGCGYGSGPGYCSYRPPPESTSLDNMCCNYYGNSCGYGCGFSSYYSCGYGTHYGCGYGSGYGCGYGSRYGCGYGNRCGCGYGSGYCSYWPVCYGRCYSSCC encoded by the exons ATGTTTTGCAACTACTATGGCAATTCCTGTGACTACAGGTGTGGAAACAGCTATGATTGTGGATTTAGTCCCTATTATGGCTGTGGATATGGCTATGGATATGGCTGTGGATATGGCTCCTACTATGGCTGTGGATATGGCTCTGGCCCTGGCTACTGCAGCTACCGGCCA CCACCTGAATCCACTTCCCTTGACAACATGTGTTGTAACTACTACGGCAACTCTTGTGGCTATGGCTGTGGATTTAGTTCCTATTACAGTTGTGGATATGGGACTCACTATGGCTGTGGATATGGCTCAGGATACGGCTGTGGATATGGCTCCCGTTATGGCTGTGGTTATGGAAACAGATGTGGCTGTGGATACGGTTCTGGCTACTGCAGCTACTGGCCAGTTTGCTATGGGAGATGTTATTCTTCTTGCTGCTAA